The window CCTGGCCGAAGCGGCGATACCGAAGGGCATCATATCACCGACGGGTGTTCCGGCGTATCCACCCATTTCAAAGCTGTGGGGACCGCCTAAGGCGATCAATCCGCCGCCCCTTTCCTCGACGAAGGCTACCAGGAAGGGCGCCCACGGCCGAATGCGTTCATAGTCCACGCTGCCCAGGATGACGAGGTCATAGGAGAACCAGTCCGCCCGCGAAGCCGGGATGGGTTCGGGAAAGGTCCGTCCGTCGGGCCGGAGCAGGATACTGGTCACTTCCAGATTGGCGTCCTTTTCCATAGAGCGCTTCAGGAAGCCCATGTCGGCTCGGGGGGCGCCTTCGATATACAGCACCCGCAATCCGGATTTCAGCACCTTGATCGCGAAATCCCGACGATTGTTCCCCGCGGTGATCTCGCCATCCAGTTCGGGTACTTCCACCTGGTACCGGTGAACGCCTTCGGTCTCGGGAACGACGTGGAAAACGACGGTCCGTTCCTCTTCCCGGTCATCCTGCGTGATTTCCTCGCTTCGGAGGATGCGGCCTTCTTCCCGCAGGATGACGGGTATGCGCACGTTGCCGAACCCCCGGCTGCGCACGCCGACTTCGACGGGAACGTTGCTCCCGGTGTAAACCACTTCGTTCACCGTCAAATGGGAGACGCCGATGTCCCGGACGCCCAGCGTGTCGCCGATGCCCACCGTGTACACGGGCATATCGATATCCTCGGCGACCCTGAGCGGGTCGCGCCCGGCGGTGAAATTCCCGTCGGTGACCAGGACGGCGGCGGCGAAACGGCCAGCGCCGGATCCGCCTTCGAGAAAGGACATGGCGCCGCCGATGTCGGTACCTGCGCCGTCTGTGGAGAGGGAATCGATTACACCTTCAGGCAGGGCCGAAAGGTCTTCCGCGAACCGGTAACGATGGACACGGTGACGGGTTTCAAGGGCATGCATTGCGTCGCCGGACAGGACCGAGGCCAGGACATCGTTCCGCCTGCCCAGCCGGTCCGTCAGACCCATGCTCGCCGAGGTGTCGACGAGCACGGCCAGGCGGGGTGACTCGGTCCTTTCCAGCACCATTCTCGAGACGGGATCGCTCAGGACCGCCAGCGCCACGGCGGCGGCCGCGATCCGCAGGCCGATGAGACCCCAGGCGGGGGCCGGTGACAACAGGCTGAACAGCCGCCGGGAAAGCCCGTAGATCAGGATACCGGAGAGGATGAAGGCGATGAGGATCCAGATTAGGGAATCCGTTTGGATATCCACGGGCATACGGGCGCTCCGGTGTTAACGATCGGTTGTGTCTACTTTCCCAGGGCGCCGTCCAGCCTGGCCTGGGCGATCAGGTAATCGTACTGCGCGCCGGCCAGGTCGGATTTCGCCCGGACCAGGGCTTCCTGCGCCGTAAACACTTCCAGCAGCGTGCCGGATCCCACCCGGTACCGCTCCTCAGCCAGCCGGAGACTCTCCTCCGAAGCCACGATGTTGTCATTACTGAGCGTGATGACTTCCCGGGCCGTTTCCAGGTCGAGCAAGGCGTTCCGGATGGTCAGCGAGGTCGTCCTGCGGGTCTGGCGCAGTGTTTCTTCCGCGATCAACTGCTGTGACTGCGCCTGTGAGATCTCGGCATAGGTCTGCGTGCCGTTCAGGATCGGCATGCTGAGGTTCAGGTTAAAGGACAGGCGCCAGTTCTTGTCATAGGTGCCGTAGACGTCCTGGAAACGCACGCCCGACCGGCTGTAACCTACGGAGCCCGATATCGTCGGCCAGAGTCCGCCCCGGGCCAACTTGGTCCCGATCATCGCGGAACGGATGCCGCCCTCGTCCCGCTGGATGGCGGGATTGGTCAGGTTGGCCATCCGAAGCGCATCCGGCAAGGCCATGGACGCCGTCGTATCGAGCGCCCCGCCTTCCAATGGGTCGATGATCTCGAAAACCTCGCCGGAACCGATGCCCATGACGTTGGCCAGCGCGGTCCGGGCCTGCAGTACGTCCTTCTGGCGGTTATGCAAGGTAATCCGCGCCGCGCCAAGTGCGGCCGTGGTCTGCAGCACCTCCACGCGGGCCACGGAACCGATCTCGTACATGCTCTGGGTCCGCCGAAGTTGTTCCTCGTTAAGGCGGACGTTTTCTTCTTGCACTTCCTTGAGCCGCAGGGCCCGCAGCAGGCCGTAATAACCGGTCTTCACGTCCACGGTGATCTGGTTTTCGGTACTTACCTGCCCCAGTATCTCGTTGTCTACAAGCTGCCGGTCACGCCGGATCGCGTTCCAGTTCTGGCCGCCATTGTACAGATTCATGCGCAGGAAGACGTTGTTGCCGTAATTCGTCCGGG of the Gemmatimonadota bacterium genome contains:
- a CDS encoding TolC family protein, yielding MKTRHAIGWAVLITACLFTRGETALGQVSGSAATAAGPYTLEQCIQIAMQNNPQIEIARKQVEVRQAAVLGSYTGVMPQLTANLMNANRTTSGDSQLFLEGELIRESPGSTRTNYGNNVFLRMNLYNGGQNWNAIRRDRQLVDNEILGQVSTENQITVDVKTGYYGLLRALRLKEVQEENVRLNEEQLRRTQSMYEIGSVARVEVLQTTAALGAARITLHNRQKDVLQARTALANVMGIGSGEVFEIIDPLEGGALDTTASMALPDALRMANLTNPAIQRDEGGIRSAMIGTKLARGGLWPTISGSVGYSRSGVRFQDVYGTYDKNWRLSFNLNLSMPILNGTQTYAEISQAQSQQLIAEETLRQTRRTTSLTIRNALLDLETAREVITLSNDNIVASEESLRLAEERYRVGSGTLLEVFTAQEALVRAKSDLAGAQYDYLIAQARLDGALGK